From a region of the Spelaeicoccus albus genome:
- a CDS encoding ABC transporter permease has translation MPNKSTRVRPGQERFVAPLDETPLQDVDAVTSESAGASLWKDAGQSLIRNPVFIISAVLILLILLAIVWPKLFTSADPTYCTLDNTLGAPRSGHPLGFNQQGCDIFARVIYGTRASVAVGILTTLAVVIIGGVVGAVSGFLGGWVDAVLSRLIDIFFAVPFILGAIVLMQLFRDHAGIWSMAAVLAAFAWTQIARIMRGAVISMKNSDFVTASTAIGTSSMKNLVRHVVPNAIAPVIVTATVSLGIYIVAEATLSYLGLGLPTSIVSWGADIAAAQDLIRTNPEALFYPAAALAITVLSFIMLGDAVRDTLDPKTRKR, from the coding sequence ATGCCTAACAAATCAACTCGTGTGCGGCCGGGTCAGGAACGTTTCGTCGCGCCGCTCGATGAGACGCCATTGCAGGACGTCGACGCCGTCACTTCCGAATCCGCCGGCGCAAGCCTGTGGAAGGACGCCGGCCAGTCCCTCATCCGGAACCCGGTCTTCATCATTTCGGCCGTCCTGATCCTGCTGATCCTGCTGGCCATCGTGTGGCCGAAGCTCTTCACCTCGGCCGATCCGACGTATTGCACGCTGGACAACACTCTTGGTGCCCCACGCTCCGGTCACCCATTGGGATTCAACCAGCAAGGCTGCGACATATTCGCCCGGGTCATTTACGGCACTCGCGCGTCCGTTGCGGTCGGGATCCTCACAACGCTGGCAGTGGTCATTATCGGCGGAGTCGTCGGCGCTGTCTCCGGGTTCCTCGGCGGCTGGGTGGACGCCGTCCTGTCCCGGCTGATCGACATTTTCTTTGCCGTGCCGTTCATCTTGGGCGCCATCGTCTTGATGCAGCTCTTCCGCGACCATGCCGGCATCTGGAGCATGGCCGCGGTCCTCGCGGCGTTTGCCTGGACCCAGATCGCACGCATCATGCGCGGCGCAGTGATCTCAATGAAAAACTCCGATTTCGTGACGGCCTCGACCGCGATCGGCACCTCGTCGATGAAGAACCTGGTCAGACACGTCGTCCCGAATGCCATTGCGCCGGTCATCGTGACGGCGACGGTATCGCTCGGCATCTACATTGTGGCCGAAGCGACGCTGTCGTACCTCGGTCTCGGGCTACCCACCTCCATCGTGTCGTGGGGGGCTGATATCGCCGCGGCGCAAGACCTGATCCGCACCAATCCGGAAGCATTGTTCTATCCGGCGGCTGCCCTCGCCATCACCGTGCTCAGCTTCATCATGCTGGGCGACGCGGTGCGCGACACCCTCGATCCGAAGACGAGAAAACGATGA
- a CDS encoding rhamnulokinase: MTVGDVFAAIDIGASGGRVIAGQVSSDSVTLDVVHRFDNGPIEMHGTLRWDAERIADEMLRGLHAVAGRYGPVAGIGIDTWAIDYGVVDPTGKLTGPPFSYRDDRSVRGVDAVRAAVPEAEFYARTGLQHLPFTTIYQLAVETGLGDEDQAMLMPDLLAYRLTGRRATEATNASTTGLFDATRGDWSPELFAAVGRTPSIFPTLIQPGETIGTLTPAVAAATGLPESTPVIAVGTHDTASAVVGLPGPGRNFAYISSGTWSLVGVELDRPVLTEASRAANFTNERGVDGRIRYLRNLGGLWLLQESLRQWELEGLDITLAVALADAASVLAGGPTINPDSEEFVAPGNMPNRIRAACAAAGQERPETPGQITRCILESLAAAYAATVRRAAELSGMPVEEVRVVGGGSQNRLLCQLTADAVRLPVLAGPVEATALGNVLVQARSQGVVSGGLEDLRSIVAASTTPIRYEPLSQVPTAH, encoded by the coding sequence GTGACCGTGGGCGACGTGTTCGCGGCAATCGATATCGGAGCGTCGGGGGGCCGCGTCATTGCCGGGCAAGTGTCGAGCGACTCGGTCACTTTGGATGTCGTGCACCGCTTCGACAACGGGCCGATCGAGATGCACGGCACGCTTCGCTGGGATGCCGAGCGCATTGCCGACGAGATGTTGCGCGGTCTGCATGCTGTTGCCGGCCGGTACGGGCCGGTGGCGGGTATCGGTATCGACACATGGGCAATCGACTACGGTGTGGTGGACCCGACCGGCAAACTGACCGGGCCGCCGTTCAGCTACCGCGACGACAGATCCGTGCGTGGTGTCGACGCCGTGCGCGCCGCGGTGCCTGAGGCTGAGTTCTATGCCCGCACCGGTCTACAGCACCTGCCGTTCACTACGATCTACCAGCTCGCGGTCGAGACCGGGCTCGGCGACGAGGACCAGGCCATGCTCATGCCCGATCTGCTCGCGTACCGACTGACCGGACGGCGGGCGACCGAAGCGACGAACGCGTCGACTACGGGATTGTTCGACGCAACGCGCGGCGATTGGTCACCGGAGTTGTTCGCCGCCGTGGGCCGGACGCCGTCCATATTCCCGACGCTCATCCAGCCGGGCGAGACGATCGGCACGCTGACGCCCGCGGTAGCCGCTGCGACTGGACTCCCCGAGAGCACGCCGGTAATTGCCGTCGGAACGCACGACACGGCGTCCGCCGTCGTCGGCTTACCTGGACCTGGCCGAAACTTTGCGTACATTTCATCGGGCACATGGTCGCTTGTCGGTGTCGAACTCGATCGTCCGGTGCTCACGGAGGCAAGCCGCGCGGCGAACTTCACGAACGAACGAGGGGTCGACGGCCGCATCCGCTACCTGCGTAACCTCGGCGGGTTATGGCTGCTGCAGGAGTCTCTTCGGCAGTGGGAACTGGAAGGTCTCGATATCACCCTGGCCGTCGCGCTCGCCGATGCCGCTTCGGTTCTCGCTGGCGGTCCGACTATCAATCCGGACTCTGAGGAGTTCGTTGCCCCGGGAAACATGCCGAATCGGATCCGCGCAGCATGTGCGGCGGCCGGGCAAGAACGGCCGGAAACACCCGGACAGATCACACGATGCATTCTTGAGTCTTTGGCGGCTGCGTATGCAGCAACCGTTCGGCGAGCGGCCGAGCTGTCGGGGATGCCTGTCGAAGAGGTCCGCGTGGTCGGAGGCGGGTCGCAAAATCGGCTCTTGTGCCAGCTGACTGCGGACGCCGTCCGGCTGCCGGTTTTGGCCGGGCCGGTGGAGGCCACGGCGCTCGGTAACGTGCTCGTGCAGGCACGTTCGCAGGGCGTTGTGTCCGGAGGGCTGGAGGACTTGCGCAGCATCGTCGCTGCATCGACCACGCCCATCCGGTACGAACCGCTAAGCCAAGTCCCGACAGCACACTGA
- a CDS encoding bifunctional aldolase/short-chain dehydrogenase, with the protein MTSQPKSTNQQVSELLARSNRLGSDPKNTNYAGGNTSAKGSTLDPVTGADTDVLWVKGSGGDLGTLTEDGLAVLNLNRVRGLMNVYPGVDREDEMVAAFDYCLHGKGGAAPSIDTAMHALVDAAHVDHLHPDSGIAVATAADGEELTRAIFGGKVAWVPWRRPGFQLGLDIAAIQSENPETVGTILGGHGITAWGATSDEAERNSLWIIETAARYIDAHGKPEPFGRAVPAYEPLPEAERRAKAAALAPVIRGLASTDKVQIGHYTDDPAVLEFLAGSEHQRLAALGTSCPDHFLRTKVKPLVLDLPAAAGTDDCVHRLRELHAEYRDAYRAYYDRHADADSPAMRGADPAIVLVPGVGMFSFGADKQTARVAGEFYLNAIGVMRGAEALSTYQPIDESEKFRIEYWALEEAKLARRPKPKSHAGRIALVTGAASGIGKATATRLAADGSCVVIADLNPDSAQATAAELGGPDVAIGVAADVTDEAQVAAAVDACVLAFGGLDLVVNNAGLSISKPLLETTERDWDLQHDVMAKGSFLVSKAAAKVLIDQDLGGDIVYISSKNSVFAGPNNIAYSATKADQAHQVRLLAAELGDYGVRVNGINPDGVVRGSGIFAGGWGAKRAAVYGVPEEELGAYYAGRTLLKREVVPENVANAVAVLTGPNLSHTTGVHIPVDSGVAAAFLR; encoded by the coding sequence GTGACGTCGCAGCCGAAATCGACGAACCAGCAAGTATCGGAGCTGCTCGCCAGGTCGAACCGGCTGGGCAGCGACCCGAAGAACACCAATTATGCCGGCGGCAACACCTCGGCAAAGGGCTCCACCCTCGACCCGGTCACGGGAGCCGATACCGACGTGTTGTGGGTCAAGGGGTCGGGCGGCGACCTCGGAACCCTCACCGAGGACGGTTTGGCCGTGTTGAACCTTAACCGGGTCCGCGGTTTGATGAACGTCTACCCGGGGGTCGACCGGGAGGACGAGATGGTGGCGGCATTCGATTACTGCCTGCACGGTAAAGGCGGCGCGGCACCGTCGATCGACACGGCGATGCACGCGCTGGTCGACGCCGCCCACGTTGACCACCTGCACCCCGACAGCGGTATCGCCGTAGCGACTGCCGCCGACGGCGAAGAGTTGACCCGGGCGATCTTCGGCGGCAAAGTCGCCTGGGTGCCGTGGCGACGTCCGGGGTTCCAACTCGGACTCGATATTGCCGCCATCCAGTCGGAGAACCCGGAAACCGTCGGCACGATCCTCGGCGGACACGGCATCACGGCGTGGGGCGCGACCAGTGATGAAGCCGAACGGAACTCGCTGTGGATCATCGAAACGGCCGCCCGGTACATCGACGCGCACGGCAAGCCCGAACCGTTCGGCCGCGCCGTTCCCGCTTACGAGCCGCTCCCGGAAGCCGAACGGCGCGCGAAAGCAGCAGCACTTGCTCCGGTCATTCGTGGACTGGCATCGACCGACAAAGTTCAGATCGGTCATTACACCGACGACCCGGCCGTGCTGGAATTCCTGGCCGGAAGCGAGCATCAGCGACTCGCCGCACTCGGCACGTCGTGCCCGGATCATTTCCTGCGCACGAAGGTCAAGCCGCTCGTCCTCGACCTGCCCGCAGCTGCCGGCACCGATGACTGCGTCCACCGTCTGCGGGAACTCCATGCCGAATACCGCGACGCATACCGTGCCTATTACGACCGGCACGCGGATGCCGACTCGCCCGCAATGCGCGGCGCCGATCCGGCGATCGTGCTGGTCCCCGGTGTCGGCATGTTCTCGTTCGGTGCCGACAAACAAACGGCACGCGTCGCCGGCGAGTTCTACCTCAACGCCATTGGCGTCATGCGCGGCGCCGAGGCGCTGTCGACGTATCAGCCGATCGACGAGTCGGAGAAGTTCCGTATCGAGTACTGGGCTCTCGAAGAGGCCAAGCTGGCGCGCCGTCCGAAGCCCAAATCGCACGCGGGTCGGATCGCGTTGGTGACCGGGGCGGCGTCCGGCATCGGCAAGGCGACAGCCACGCGACTGGCTGCCGACGGTTCATGCGTCGTGATCGCCGACTTGAATCCGGACTCCGCGCAGGCGACTGCCGCGGAGCTCGGCGGACCGGACGTTGCCATCGGGGTGGCAGCGGACGTCACCGACGAAGCCCAGGTAGCAGCCGCGGTCGATGCCTGTGTGCTTGCTTTCGGCGGCCTCGATCTGGTGGTGAACAACGCGGGCCTGTCCATTTCCAAACCCCTGCTCGAGACCACCGAACGCGACTGGGACCTCCAACACGATGTGATGGCGAAGGGGTCCTTCCTCGTCTCCAAGGCAGCAGCGAAGGTGCTCATCGACCAGGATCTCGGCGGTGACATCGTGTACATTTCGTCCAAGAATTCCGTGTTTGCCGGTCCAAACAACATCGCGTACTCCGCGACTAAAGCCGACCAGGCGCACCAAGTTCGCCTGCTTGCGGCCGAACTCGGTGACTACGGCGTGCGCGTCAACGGGATCAATCCGGACGGCGTGGTGCGCGGCTCGGGGATTTTCGCCGGCGGATGGGGAGCAAAACGCGCCGCTGTGTACGGCGTCCCGGAAGAAGAACTCGGTGCCTATTACGCCGGCCGGACGCTGCTGAAGCGAGAGGTGGTGCCGGAGAACGTGGCCAACGCGGTCGCGGTGCTGACCGGGCCGAACCTCAGCCACACCACCGGCGTGCACATTCCGGTCGACTCGGGCGTCGCCGCGGCGTTCTTGCGGTGA
- a CDS encoding ABC transporter permease: MLRYTLRRLLQMIPVLIGATLLIYIMVFALPGDPVQALFGQRAPNPNVVAQIRANYHLDKPFLVQYLYFLKGLATGDFGMTFSGQPVLDIIARVFPTTIKLAFIAVVFEMVLGIFVGVIAGIRKGKIFDSTVLMLSLVVIAIPTFVLGFIGQFVFGLQLSWLPATARDASLYSLLMPGMVLGGVSLAYVIRLTRTSVVENLTADHVRTARAKGLSGVRVTTFHVLRNSLVPVVTFLGADLGTLMGGAIVTENIFSVDGVGHTLYDAIIRQEGTTVVSIVTLLVIVYIFANLAVDLLYAVLDPRIRYA, translated from the coding sequence TTGCTTCGCTACACCCTGCGCAGACTGTTGCAGATGATCCCGGTGCTCATCGGCGCCACACTATTGATTTACATCATGGTGTTCGCGTTGCCGGGCGACCCGGTTCAAGCGCTCTTCGGCCAACGGGCTCCGAACCCGAACGTCGTGGCTCAGATCCGCGCCAATTACCACCTCGACAAGCCCTTTCTCGTGCAGTACCTGTACTTCTTGAAAGGTTTGGCCACCGGCGATTTCGGGATGACCTTCTCCGGCCAGCCGGTGCTCGATATCATCGCCCGCGTGTTCCCGACGACAATCAAATTGGCGTTCATCGCAGTCGTCTTTGAAATGGTCCTCGGCATCTTCGTCGGCGTCATCGCGGGCATCCGGAAGGGCAAGATCTTCGACTCGACGGTGCTGATGCTCTCGCTCGTCGTCATTGCGATCCCGACATTCGTGCTCGGGTTCATCGGCCAGTTCGTCTTCGGACTGCAACTTTCGTGGCTTCCTGCGACTGCGCGGGATGCATCGCTGTACTCCTTGTTGATGCCGGGGATGGTCCTCGGCGGTGTGTCACTGGCCTACGTCATCCGGCTGACCCGAACCTCGGTCGTCGAGAATCTGACGGCCGACCACGTGCGCACCGCGCGCGCCAAGGGCCTTTCCGGCGTTCGCGTGACAACGTTCCACGTTCTGCGCAATTCGCTGGTCCCGGTGGTCACTTTTCTCGGTGCCGACCTCGGCACCCTGATGGGCGGGGCGATCGTCACCGAGAACATCTTTTCCGTCGACGGCGTCGGCCATACCTTGTACGACGCGATTATTCGCCAGGAAGGCACGACCGTCGTCTCGATCGTGACATTGCTCGTGATCGTGTACATCTTCGCGAACCTGGCTGTCGACCTGCTCTACGCCGTCCTCGATCCAAGGATCCGATATGCCTAA
- a CDS encoding beta strand repeat-containing protein, which translates to MGNSPAVGNSGNAGELPIVGDLPNVGNLPTVGDLPVVGGSGNAGNPGNAGDLPVVGDLPTVGDLPVVGGSGNAGNSGNAGDLPVVGDLPTVGDLPTVGDLPVVGGSGNAGNSGNAGDLPVVGDLPTVGDLPVVGGSGNAGNSGNAGDLPIVGDLPTVGDLPNVGNLPTLGDLPVVGGSGNAGNPGNAGDLPIVGDLPTVGNLPTVGNLPTVGNLPTVGDLPTVGDLPVVGGSGDSDNPGTPGNAGDLPVVGSLPTVGDLPTVGNLPTLGDLPTLGDLPVVGDSGNAGNPGNAGDLPIVGSLPTVGNLPTLGDLPVVGGSGDSDTPGTPGNAGDLPIVGDLPNVGNLPTVGDLPTLGDLPVVGGSGDSDNPGNAGDLPIVGDLPTVGNLPTVGNLPTVGNLPTVGNLPTVGDLPVVGGSGDSDNPGTPGNAGDLPIVGDLPTVGNLPTVGNLPTVGNLPTVGDLPVVGDSGNSDNPGTPGNAGDLPIVGDLPTVGNLPTVGNLPTVGNLPTVGNLPTVGNLPTVGDLPTVGDLPVVGDSGNSDNPGTPGNAGDLPIVGDLPTVGNLPTVGNLPTVGNLPTVGNLPTVGNLPTVGDLPTLGDLPVVGDSGNSDNPGTPGNAGDLPIVGDLPTVGNLPTVGNLPTVGNLPTVGNLPTVGNLPTVGDLPTLGDLPVVGDSGNSDNPGTPGNAGDLPIVGDLPTVGNLPTVGNLPTVGNLPTVGDLPTLGDLPVVGDSGNSDNPGTPGNAGDLPIVGSLPTVGDLPVVGGSGDSDTPGTPGDAGDLPIVGSLPTVGDLPVVGGSGDSDTPGTPGNAGDLPIVGDLPIGGDSGNSGNSGNSGNSGDLPIVGDLPIVGDLPTVGDLPIVGNSGNAGNSGNAGNSGNAGNSGNAGNSGNAGNSGNAGNSGNAGNSGNAGNSGNAGNSGNAGNSGNAGNSGNAGIPGGARSSAQPGTAGSGNAATVNESTTVPQPTAQMPYVGASSSHSQTQLPRTGMTVSVFVDFALLLLALGIAAELMARRRAMKK; encoded by the coding sequence TTGGGCAATTCGCCGGCTGTCGGAAACTCAGGCAATGCCGGGGAATTGCCGATTGTCGGTGACCTGCCGAACGTAGGAAACCTCCCGACGGTTGGTGACCTGCCGGTCGTGGGTGGTTCCGGTAATGCCGGTAACCCGGGTAATGCCGGGGATCTGCCGGTCGTGGGTGACTTGCCGACGGTTGGTGATCTGCCCGTTGTGGGTGGTTCCGGTAATGCCGGTAACTCGGGTAATGCCGGGGATCTGCCGGTCGTGGGTGACTTGCCGACGGTTGGTGATCTTCCGACGGTTGGTGATCTGCCTGTTGTGGGTGGTTCCGGTAATGCCGGTAACTCGGGTAATGCCGGGGATCTGCCGGTCGTGGGTGACTTGCCGACGGTTGGTGATCTGCCTGTTGTGGGTGGTTCCGGTAATGCCGGTAACTCGGGTAATGCCGGGGATCTGCCGATCGTGGGTGACTTGCCGACGGTTGGTGACCTGCCGAACGTAGGAAACCTCCCGACGCTGGGTGACCTGCCGGTCGTGGGTGGTTCCGGTAATGCCGGTAACCCGGGTAATGCCGGGGACCTGCCGATCGTGGGTGACCTGCCGACGGTCGGAAATCTCCCGACGGTAGGAAACCTCCCGACGGTAGGAAACCTCCCGACGGTAGGTGACCTGCCAACGGTAGGCGACCTGCCGGTTGTTGGTGGTTCTGGTGATTCGGATAACCCGGGTACTCCGGGTAATGCCGGGGATCTGCCGGTCGTGGGCAGCCTGCCGACGGTTGGCGACCTGCCGACGGTAGGAAACCTCCCGACGCTGGGCGATCTGCCGACGCTGGGTGATCTGCCGGTCGTGGGTGATTCCGGTAATGCCGGTAACCCGGGTAATGCCGGGGATCTGCCGATCGTGGGCAGCCTGCCGACGGTAGGAAACCTGCCAACGTTGGGCGACCTGCCGGTTGTTGGTGGTTCTGGTGATTCGGATACCCCGGGCACTCCGGGTAATGCCGGGGATCTGCCGATCGTGGGCGACCTGCCGAACGTAGGAAACCTCCCGACGGTGGGAGACCTGCCAACGTTGGGCGACCTGCCGGTTGTTGGTGGTTCTGGTGATTCGGATAACCCGGGTAATGCCGGGGATCTGCCGATCGTGGGCGACCTGCCGACGGTCGGAAATCTCCCGACGGTAGGAAACCTGCCAACGGTAGGAAACCTGCCAACGGTAGGAAACCTGCCAACGGTTGGTGATCTGCCGGTCGTGGGTGGTTCCGGTGATTCGGATAACCCGGGCACTCCGGGTAATGCCGGGGATCTGCCGATCGTGGGCGACCTGCCAACGGTAGGAAACCTGCCAACGGTAGGAAACCTGCCAACGGTAGGAAACCTGCCGACGGTTGGTGATCTGCCGGTCGTGGGTGATTCCGGTAATTCGGATAACCCGGGCACTCCGGGTAATGCCGGGGATCTGCCGATCGTGGGCGACCTGCCAACGGTAGGAAACCTGCCAACGGTAGGAAACCTGCCAACGGTAGGAAACCTGCCAACGGTAGGAAACCTCCCGACGGTAGGAAACCTCCCGACGGTAGGAGACCTGCCGACGGTTGGTGATCTGCCGGTCGTGGGTGATTCCGGTAATTCGGATAACCCGGGCACTCCGGGTAATGCCGGGGATCTGCCGATCGTGGGCGACCTGCCAACGGTAGGAAACCTGCCAACGGTAGGAAACCTGCCAACGGTAGGAAACCTGCCAACGGTAGGAAACCTCCCGACGGTAGGAAACCTCCCGACGGTAGGAGACCTGCCGACGTTGGGTGATCTGCCGGTCGTGGGTGATTCCGGTAATTCGGATAACCCGGGCACTCCGGGTAATGCCGGGGATCTGCCGATCGTGGGCGACCTGCCAACGGTAGGAAACCTGCCAACGGTAGGAAACCTGCCAACGGTAGGAAACCTGCCAACGGTAGGAAACCTCCCGACGGTAGGAAACCTCCCGACGGTAGGAGACCTGCCGACGTTGGGTGATCTGCCGGTCGTGGGTGATTCCGGTAATTCGGATAACCCGGGCACTCCGGGTAATGCCGGGGATCTGCCGATCGTGGGCGACCTGCCAACGGTAGGAAACCTGCCAACGGTAGGAAACCTGCCAACGGTAGGAAACCTCCCGACGGTAGGAGACCTGCCGACGTTGGGTGATCTGCCGGTCGTGGGTGATTCCGGTAATTCGGATAACCCGGGCACTCCGGGTAATGCCGGGGATCTGCCGATCGTCGGCAGCCTGCCAACGGTAGGCGACCTGCCGGTTGTTGGTGGTTCTGGTGATTCGGATACCCCGGGTACTCCGGGTGATGCCGGGGATCTGCCGATCGTCGGCAGCCTGCCAACGGTAGGCGACCTGCCGGTTGTTGGTGGTTCTGGTGATTCGGATACCCCGGGTACTCCGGGTAATGCCGGGGACCTGCCGATCGTGGGCGACCTGCCGATCGGAGGGGACTCGGGCAATTCCGGGAACTCCGGCAATTCCGGGAACTCCGGGGATCTGCCGATCGTGGGCGACTTGCCGATCGTGGGCGATCTGCCGACGGTCGGTGACCTACCGATCGTGGGGAACTCGGGTAACGCCGGGAACTCGGGCAATGCTGGGAACTCGGGCAATGCTGGGAACTCGGGTAACGCCGGGAACTCGGGCAATGCCGGGAACTCGGGCAATGCCGGGAACTCGGGCAATGCCGGGAACTCGGGCAATGCCGGGAACTCGGGCAATGCCGGGAACTCGGGTAATGCCGGGAACTCGGGTAACGCCGGGAACTCGGGTAACGCCGGGATTCCCGGTGGTGCCAGGAGCTCGGCACAGCCCGGTACGGCCGGTAGCGGCAACGCGGCTACCGTCAATGAGTCAACGACTGTTCCGCAGCCGACCGCTCAAATGCCGTACGTTGGAGCGTCATCATCACACTCGCAGACGCAATTGCCGCGGACCGGCATGACTGTGTCTGTTTTCGTTGATTTCGCTCTGCTTCTCCTTGCGTTAGGAATTGCCGCCGAACTCATGGCTCGGCGTCGCGCAATGAAGAAATGA
- a CDS encoding dipeptide ABC transporter ATP-binding protein encodes MSNTETPLLKITDLEVGFKARDGVVHAVRKAGLTVYPGQTVAIVGESGSGKSTLAHSIMRLLPGNGSVLGGSIEFDGQELTTMSDRRVAALRGSSIGLVPQDPMSNLNPLWRIGFQVKETLKANRIAKGSAADQRVAEVLSEAGLPDARRRARQFPHEFSGGMRQRALIAIGLAARPKLLVADEPTSALDVTVQHQILGHLDGLTSELGVAVLLITHDLGLAAERAEHLVVMYKGQVVESGSAREILQDPQHPYTRRLVHSAPSLASRRLETEHRAAAATSSAEAPAAASSAPDDVVFEADHLTKEFTVRGEFAKKATVFKAVDDVSFRLKRGTTMALVGESGSGKSTVAQMALRLLRPTSGRILFEGRDIAPLTGSKLLDVRRKVQPIFQNPYGTLDPMYSIYRTIEEPLRVHGIGSQRERSKKIHDLLEKVALPASTVKRYPNELSGGQRQRVAIARALALDPEVVICDEAVSALDVLVQDQILRLLDGLQSEFGLTYLFITHDLAVVRQIADDVLVMKSGKLIEAASTDEIFDNPKEEYTRGLLAAIPGADIPLSIAE; translated from the coding sequence ATGAGCAATACCGAAACTCCGCTGCTGAAGATCACCGACCTCGAGGTCGGATTCAAGGCGCGCGACGGCGTAGTCCACGCCGTCCGGAAGGCCGGCTTGACGGTGTATCCGGGCCAGACCGTCGCCATCGTGGGCGAATCCGGGTCCGGCAAATCCACGCTGGCGCACAGCATCATGCGGCTGCTGCCCGGCAACGGATCAGTGCTCGGCGGGTCCATCGAATTCGACGGCCAAGAACTCACCACGATGTCCGATCGACGTGTCGCGGCCCTGCGCGGATCATCGATCGGGCTGGTACCGCAGGACCCGATGTCGAACCTCAATCCGCTGTGGCGGATCGGGTTCCAGGTCAAGGAGACCCTGAAAGCCAACCGCATCGCCAAGGGTTCGGCCGCCGACCAACGCGTGGCCGAGGTCCTGTCCGAGGCCGGCCTGCCCGACGCCAGGCGCCGCGCTCGGCAGTTCCCGCACGAGTTTTCAGGCGGCATGCGCCAGCGCGCGCTCATCGCCATCGGCCTGGCTGCGCGGCCGAAGCTTCTGGTGGCGGACGAGCCGACGTCGGCGCTCGACGTCACGGTCCAGCACCAGATACTGGGTCACCTCGACGGGCTGACGTCGGAGCTCGGCGTCGCGGTTCTGCTCATCACTCACGATCTGGGCCTAGCCGCTGAACGCGCCGAGCACCTTGTCGTCATGTACAAGGGGCAGGTGGTCGAATCCGGGTCCGCGCGCGAAATCCTGCAGGACCCCCAGCATCCGTACACGCGCCGGCTTGTCCACTCGGCGCCGTCGCTGGCATCCCGGCGACTCGAAACAGAGCATCGGGCCGCGGCCGCCACGTCTTCCGCCGAGGCGCCGGCCGCGGCTTCGTCGGCGCCGGACGATGTCGTTTTCGAAGCCGATCACCTCACCAAGGAATTCACGGTGCGCGGTGAATTCGCCAAGAAGGCGACGGTTTTCAAGGCCGTGGACGACGTGTCGTTCCGCTTGAAGCGCGGCACGACAATGGCACTGGTCGGCGAGTCCGGCTCCGGCAAGTCGACGGTGGCGCAGATGGCGTTGCGGCTGTTACGCCCGACGTCCGGGCGAATATTGTTCGAGGGCCGCGATATCGCGCCGCTGACCGGGTCCAAGCTGCTCGACGTGCGGCGCAAGGTGCAGCCCATCTTCCAGAACCCGTACGGCACGCTCGACCCGATGTACTCGATTTATCGCACCATCGAAGAGCCGCTGCGCGTACACGGCATCGGCAGCCAGCGCGAACGCAGCAAGAAGATCCACGATTTGCTCGAGAAAGTAGCGCTTCCGGCGTCGACGGTAAAGCGGTACCCGAATGAGCTCTCGGGCGGGCAACGCCAGCGCGTCGCCATCGCCCGCGCCTTGGCGCTCGATCCTGAAGTCGTCATTTGCGACGAGGCCGTGTCGGCGCTCGACGTGCTCGTACAAGATCAGATTCTGCGTCTATTGGACGGGCTGCAGAGCGAATTCGGGCTGACCTATTTGTTCATCACCCACGATTTGGCGGTCGTCCGCCAGATCGCGGACGACGTGCTGGTCATGAAGAGCGGCAAACTCATCGAGGCGGCGTCGACCGATGAGATCTTCGACAACCCGAAAGAGGAATACACGCGCGGGCTGCTCGCGGCTATCCCGGGCGCGGACATCCCGCTCAGTATCGCCGAGTAG